Proteins from one Carassius gibelio isolate Cgi1373 ecotype wild population from Czech Republic chromosome A25, carGib1.2-hapl.c, whole genome shotgun sequence genomic window:
- the cplx3a gene encoding complexin-3a — MAFMFKHMIGGQLKDLTGGLGEEKPEGGEKSEAAAKGMTHEEFEQYQQQLAEEKMERDTSFAQKKAERATVRSHFRDKYRLPKSELDETQIQAAADDVELPTELAKMIAEDNQEEEHKQSVLGQLTNIQNVDIDQLKEKAQSTIEDLKQSAEKCEVM; from the exons ATGGCTTTTATGTTCAAACACATGATAGGAGGGCAGCTGAAGGATCTTACCGGCGGTCTTGGAGAAGAAAAACCAGAAGGAGGAGAAAAGTCAGAAGCTGCAGCGAAGGGAATGACACATGAAGAGTTCGAGCAGTATCAACAACAGTTGGCGGAGGAGAA GATGGAGCGGGATACCAGCTTCGCCCAAAAGAAGGCTGAGCGAGCCACAGTCAGGAGCCACTTCAGGGACAAATATCGTCTTCCAAAA AGTGAACTGGACGAAACGCAAATTCAGGCTGCGGCAGATGACGTGGAGTTGCCCACAGAGCTGGCCAAGATGATCGCTGAAGACAACCAGGAGGAGGAGCACAAGCAGTCCGTGCTGGGTCAGCTGACCAACATCCAGAATGTAGATATTGATCAGCTAAAAGAAAAGGCCCAGTCCACCATCGAAGACCTTAAACAGTCTGCTGAAAAGTGTGAGGTCATGTAA